One Candidatus Bathyarchaeota archaeon genomic region harbors:
- a CDS encoding polysaccharide deacetylase family protein, with protein sequence MKNILTIDIEEVFHAEYARQYYNYDIKYRTPKNIQIVLNLLSAHNVEATFFVVGEIAEKFPEVLKMIDDQGHEIAFHGWSHISLHKLSPEEF encoded by the coding sequence TTGAAGAATATCCTTACAATTGATATCGAAGAAGTCTTTCATGCCGAATATGCTAGACAATATTACAATTATGATATTAAGTATAGGACTCCGAAAAATATTCAGATAGTGCTCAATTTGCTCTCAGCACATAATGTGGAAGCAACATTTTTTGTCGTAGGCGAAATTGCGGAGAAATTTCCGGAAGTATTAAAAATGATCGACGATCAGGGTCACGAAATAGCGTTTCATGGCTGGTCGCATATCTCTCTTCACAAACTAAGCCCAGAAGAATTCAA